From one Shewanella sp. GD04112 genomic stretch:
- a CDS encoding MAPEG family protein, whose translation MPLMVTGFYASLTGLLIIALAYRVVKLRRSQKIGIGDGGNNALALAGRVHANLIENAPIVLILMLVAEAGGLAHFYLHCFGTLWIVARLLHAIGLTQGKGGYHFGRFWGVLLTWLVTISLALVNLVHFAQSL comes from the coding sequence ATGCCGTTGATGGTAACAGGGTTTTACGCCAGCTTGACTGGGTTGTTGATAATAGCGCTGGCTTATCGAGTGGTGAAATTAAGACGAAGCCAAAAAATCGGTATCGGCGATGGTGGTAACAATGCCTTGGCGCTGGCGGGCAGGGTACATGCGAATTTGATTGAGAATGCGCCCATCGTATTGATTTTAATGCTGGTGGCCGAGGCGGGTGGCTTAGCGCATTTCTATTTGCATTGTTTTGGTACCCTGTGGATTGTGGCGCGCTTGCTCCATGCGATAGGGTTAACTCAGGGGAAAGGCGGTTATCATTTCGGCCGTTTTTGGGGCGTGTTGCTCACTTGGTTAGTGACTATCAGCCTAGCCTTAGTCAACTTAGTGCATTTTGCCCAAAGTCTGTAA
- a CDS encoding threonine/serine exporter family protein, translating to MDNEQFLEKRKFIIKLGKALHKFGTPAYRLETHLQTVSRTLGIEGYFLISPTSMTFVLQHDTDQEYNHVARVKPGELDLGSLARTDELVDELTSGKRTLTEALDRLEEIANKPNPYGPALTCFSFGTSAAAFAMLMGTGWNDVFWSGLLGLLVYGFVYRAERSTRMAEVLEPFATIVCAIAACAIARIDPNINIPVVILSSIIIFIPGLALTLGLAELAARDLISGTARIMDASMLLFKLYFGAVLGMAIGKAFFGEAIHIEPEGLPRWAIWSAVPILSMALVFIFKARMQDSPWGVLAGIVAFFSAMLGGHFFGDSVGIFFGALAVGVYSNLYARWMKAPASIALLQGIVILVPGSKTYIGLNALISGETMLNQSHIGSQIFLIFMSLIAGLIFANVVVPPRRTL from the coding sequence TTGGATAACGAACAGTTTCTCGAAAAGCGTAAATTTATCATTAAGCTAGGCAAGGCTTTACATAAGTTTGGCACACCCGCTTACCGTCTTGAAACCCATTTGCAAACCGTCTCACGGACACTCGGAATCGAAGGTTATTTTTTAATCTCCCCGACCTCGATGACCTTCGTATTACAACACGATACCGATCAAGAATATAACCATGTTGCGCGGGTTAAACCCGGCGAATTGGATTTAGGCTCCCTCGCCCGCACCGATGAACTGGTAGATGAGCTCACCTCGGGTAAACGCACACTCACCGAAGCCTTAGACAGGCTAGAGGAAATTGCCAACAAACCCAACCCCTACGGCCCAGCATTAACCTGTTTCTCCTTTGGCACCTCGGCGGCCGCCTTTGCCATGTTGATGGGCACGGGTTGGAACGATGTCTTTTGGTCAGGCTTGTTAGGCTTGCTAGTCTATGGTTTTGTGTACCGCGCCGAGCGTTCGACGCGCATGGCAGAAGTGTTAGAGCCTTTCGCGACGATTGTTTGCGCCATTGCCGCCTGCGCCATTGCCCGCATTGACCCCAATATTAATATTCCCGTGGTGATCCTCTCCTCCATCATCATCTTTATTCCTGGCTTAGCCTTAACCTTAGGATTGGCAGAACTGGCGGCACGCGACCTGATCTCGGGCACAGCGCGGATTATGGACGCTAGTATGTTGTTGTTTAAGCTGTACTTTGGCGCAGTGCTGGGAATGGCGATTGGTAAAGCCTTCTTCGGTGAAGCCATTCATATCGAACCTGAGGGCTTACCACGCTGGGCGATTTGGTCGGCGGTGCCGATCCTGTCGATGGCACTGGTGTTTATCTTTAAGGCACGGATGCAAGATTCACCTTGGGGCGTACTGGCGGGGATAGTGGCATTCTTCTCCGCCATGTTAGGCGGACACTTTTTTGGGGATTCTGTCGGGATCTTCTTCGGCGCCTTGGCGGTAGGGGTTTATTCCAATCTCTATGCCCGTTGGATGAAGGCGCCCGCCTCGATTGCACTGCTGCAAGGTATTGTGATCTTAGTACCCGGCAGTAAAACCTACATAGGGCTGAACGCGCTGATCTCCGGCGAAACCATGCTTAACCAATCCCATATTGGGTCGCAGATCTTTTTGATCTTTATGTCGCTTATCGCCGGACTGATTTTTGCCAACGTCGTGGTACCACCAAGACGCACGCTGTAA
- a CDS encoding YgiQ family radical SAM protein, whose amino-acid sequence MQVESTLFSHPKYWAESFGTAPFLPMSRKEMEKLGWDSCDIIIVTGDAYVDHPSFGMAVIGRMLEAQGYRVGIISQPDWSSKDAFMQLGRPNLFFGVTAGNMDSMINRYTADRRIRSDDAYTPGDVGGKRPDRAVTVYTQRCKEAFKDVPVIIGGIEASLRRIAHYDYWSDKVRRSVIFDAKADILMYGNAERPLAEVARRLAAGEAIGDIQDVRGTAVIRKEPMPEWRGMDSRKIDQLHKIDPIPNPYGADDVGCANLSGPSDVKIFDNDAPKPISVQPPRPKPWDKTYVLLPAFEKVSEDKYLYAHASRILHQEQNPGCARALFQPHGDRGVWVNPPAWPLNTDEMDAVFDLPYQRVPHPAYGKDKIPAYDMIKTSINIMRGCFGGCSFCSITEHEGRIIQSRSQESIIKEIKDIQDKVPGFTGVISDLGGPTANMYRLGCTSEKAEKTCRRLSCVYPSICGHLGTDHKHTIDLYRAARAVPGIKKILIASGVRYDLAIEDPAYVKELVQHHVGGYLKIAPEHTEEGPLSKMMKPGMGAYDKFKELFDKYSKEAGKEQFLIPYFISAHPGTTDEDMLNLALWLKERKFKLDQVQNFYPSPMANATTIYHTELNSLKNVKHTSEVVPVPKKGRQRRLHKALLRYHDPAGWPIIREGLIAMGREDLIGNSPNHLVPPEGRNERGPKWMKDANQGQKALTRFSGNQFDERKGKGDAKGKPSASKPKGPKSGANAAQNQQPKSSRPGAKAPFGQSGFKGKSEQGKAGHQGRGNKASSGRQHAK is encoded by the coding sequence ATGCAAGTTGAATCCACACTGTTTAGCCATCCCAAGTATTGGGCCGAGTCCTTCGGCACCGCGCCTTTCTTACCTATGTCTCGCAAGGAGATGGAGAAATTAGGCTGGGACAGCTGTGACATTATTATTGTCACTGGTGACGCCTATGTGGACCACCCGAGCTTTGGCATGGCGGTCATTGGCCGGATGTTAGAGGCCCAAGGCTACCGCGTCGGGATTATTTCTCAGCCCGATTGGTCGAGCAAAGATGCCTTTATGCAGCTTGGTCGCCCGAATCTGTTTTTTGGTGTCACCGCCGGCAATATGGATTCGATGATCAACCGTTACACCGCCGACCGTCGTATCCGCAGCGATGATGCTTATACTCCTGGCGATGTGGGCGGTAAGCGCCCCGATCGTGCAGTGACCGTTTATACCCAACGTTGTAAAGAAGCCTTTAAAGATGTGCCAGTGATCATTGGCGGCATCGAGGCGAGTCTGCGCCGTATTGCGCACTATGATTATTGGTCGGACAAAGTCCGTCGCAGCGTGATTTTCGATGCCAAGGCCGACATCTTGATGTACGGCAACGCCGAGCGTCCGCTGGCCGAAGTGGCGCGTCGTTTAGCCGCGGGTGAAGCCATTGGGGATATTCAGGATGTGCGCGGCACTGCCGTTATCCGTAAAGAGCCTATGCCCGAGTGGCGTGGGATGGATTCTCGCAAGATAGATCAGCTGCATAAGATCGATCCTATCCCGAACCCCTATGGGGCCGACGATGTGGGCTGTGCCAATTTATCTGGCCCATCGGATGTTAAAATTTTCGATAACGATGCACCAAAACCCATCAGTGTGCAGCCACCACGCCCTAAGCCTTGGGATAAAACCTATGTGCTGCTGCCAGCCTTTGAAAAGGTCTCTGAGGACAAATACTTATACGCCCATGCCTCGCGGATTTTGCACCAAGAGCAAAACCCGGGTTGTGCGCGAGCGCTGTTCCAGCCCCACGGTGACCGTGGTGTGTGGGTGAACCCACCGGCTTGGCCGCTCAATACCGACGAGATGGATGCCGTGTTCGATTTACCCTATCAACGGGTGCCGCATCCTGCCTACGGTAAGGACAAAATCCCCGCCTATGACATGATCAAAACCTCGATCAACATCATGCGCGGTTGCTTTGGTGGCTGTTCATTCTGCTCGATTACCGAGCATGAAGGCCGGATTATCCAGAGCCGTTCGCAAGAGTCGATTATCAAAGAAATCAAAGATATTCAGGATAAGGTTCCCGGTTTTACTGGGGTGATTTCCGACTTAGGCGGCCCCACCGCCAACATGTATCGCCTCGGCTGTACCAGCGAAAAAGCGGAGAAAACCTGTCGCCGTTTATCTTGTGTGTATCCATCGATTTGCGGCCATTTAGGCACAGATCATAAACATACTATCGACTTGTACCGCGCCGCTCGTGCCGTGCCCGGCATTAAGAAAATCTTGATTGCTTCGGGCGTGCGTTACGACTTAGCGATTGAAGATCCGGCCTATGTCAAAGAGTTGGTCCAGCACCATGTGGGCGGCTATTTGAAAATTGCCCCTGAGCATACCGAAGAAGGACCGCTCAGCAAGATGATGAAACCCGGCATGGGCGCCTACGATAAGTTTAAAGAGCTGTTCGACAAGTATTCTAAGGAAGCGGGTAAAGAACAGTTCCTGATCCCTTATTTTATTTCGGCGCATCCGGGCACGACCGACGAGGATATGCTCAACCTCGCGCTTTGGTTGAAGGAGCGTAAGTTTAAGCTCGACCAAGTGCAAAACTTCTATCCATCGCCAATGGCAAATGCGACGACCATTTATCACACTGAGTTGAACTCGTTGAAAAACGTGAAGCACACAAGTGAAGTGGTGCCAGTGCCGAAGAAGGGCCGCCAACGCCGCCTGCATAAGGCGCTGCTGCGTTACCATGATCCAGCGGGTTGGCCTATCATCCGCGAAGGTTTGATTGCCATGGGACGTGAAGATTTGATTGGTAACAGTCCGAATCACCTGGTTCCACCTGAGGGGCGCAACGAACGTGGTCCGAAATGGATGAAGGATGCTAACCAAGGGCAAAAAGCTCTGACGCGTTTCTCGGGTAATCAGTTCGATGAGCGTAAGGGCAAAGGCGATGCCAAAGGCAAACCGAGCGCAAGCAAGCCTAAGGGACCTAAGTCTGGTGCGAATGCAGCGCAAAATCAGCAGCCTAAGAGCAGTCGTCCGGGGGCTAAGGCACCTTTTGGTCAGTCGGGCTTTAAGGGAAAATCAGAGCAGGGTAAGGCTGGCCACCAAGGTCGTGGAAACAAAGCCTCTTCAGGCCGTCAGCACGCTAAGTAA